The stretch of DNA AATAGAGAGCGATCCAACCGCAATCCCTGCCCATGACCTCCAGGAGCATGACCCGATGGTGGCTTTCCGCCGTCGTATGGAGACGGTCCACAGCGTCGGTGGCGACATCCACCGCTGTCATGAATCCAAAGGTGAATTCCGTCGCGGAAATGTCATTGTCGATCGTCTTGGGAATCCCGATGAAACGGGCGCCCATCGCGCAGAACTTGTGTGCGATCCCGAGGGTCCCGTCCCCTCCCACCGCCACAACGGCATCAAGTTCCATTCGCTCCATGTTCTGGATGACGCGTTGAGAATAATCCCGGGCTTCCTTTGTCCCGTCGGGAAGGAGTACGGGGAAATTAAAGGGATTTCCACGGTTGGTCGTACCCAGGATCGTTCCGCCCTTGGGGAGAAGGCCGCGGATCCTGGAAAGGGGGAGTGGGATGGTTCGATTGTGAACCAGACCCTCAAACCCGTCCAGAATTCCGACGACTTCCCAGCCGTGCTTCAGAATCGATGCGTGGACGACGCCGCGAACCACGGCATTCAGGCCCGGGCAGTCGCCGCCTCCCGTCAATATCCCAATGCGCTTGATCATGATCTTATGATAGCAGATTTCATTCCAGCCCGAAGCGGAGTTTGCAGGTCAGGGAATCGGCGTGACATCCCGGGAAAAGTTCTGTTTATGGAGGAATTCGAATTATAACTTCTTCCCAGCCAGGCCTCTGGTTTCCAGCTCTTTCAGAGCCTCTTCAAGGACACGTTTTTCATTTAAAACGCAGGTACCCTCATATGTCTCCAATCCCTCGCCATCCCACACAAAGTTTATGCTCTTAAGCCCTGCATCGTAGGCCTTCTGCCACTGATGCAAAACCATGTACGCCGTGGAAAGACGCTTATAAATCTTCGCCGCTTTGATATGATTCGGGTGATCCATGATATAGGGTTCAGCATGCTGGATGAATTCTTTCGCTTCCTCTTCCGCAGATTTAACGTAATATCTACCATCTCCTGTTTTGGGATAATTCTTTCCTTCATCATCCTGAACCACCGTTCCCCGTCGCTTCCTTGATTCAACGGGTTTCATCATATCGTCCAGAAAATCCTTTCCGTTCACAAAATCTGCCAATGTGGCACCGGGGCTTTTACGGGCCAGGATCCAACCCGTATAAGTGGAATCGGGATAATTTTGTACGATATTCATTTTCCGGTCTAAATCATATACCGTAATCCAAGTTCGGATTTCCTCTTGTATGTGCATCTTGTATTGGTCCATCGCTTCAAAGGCCTTCATGTCGACCCCAGTCGGTTCTAAAATCTGAAATATAAGCTTATTACTTATCCATGTCGGTCCATCAGGAATTCCATCCTTTGTCAAATCAATCTCAGCCCAGACGATATTTTTCCCGTGTCTTAAGGGAAGGAAATTCAAGTCAATCGTTTGATCCAGTACTTTTCCAGATTGTAGTTTTTTCCTTCCAAGTAATCTACTGATTTGTTTGTTTACAAATCCAAAGAAAGCCTTGCTTTTATATTCAAGCTCATTTACATGAAGCACAAATCCTCTTGACTCGACTGGTTTAGTATCATATCCAATTTCTTCTTCTACGTCTCCAGAATTTTTTAGAATCACTAAGACTGTTACTGGCTCCCCTGCAATCCGCGTTTCGCGTGCCTCCGTCGGGACAAGCCGGAGCTCCAAACCGCCAAAGGCGGAGCCGGTGAGAAGAAGTCCAAGGAAAATGCGAAGGATCATAAACGTTCATCCGTATTGTACAACATAGGTTTGTGTCCGTAATTTTATAGGATTCAGGTCCGGAGGATCACCTCTTAAAATGAGATCGATGCCCGGTTTCTCCTCTGGAAAGTGACCACCCTTGCAGGATGGCGGTCGATCTGGTTCAATAGAGAGGTCAATTCCCCCTTTTTAGGGACTACATCTAAGTTCAGGAGGTGCCGCATGAAGGCCGTCTATATTCAGGGACACGGTGATATGGAGCAGATGAAGGTGGGAGACCGTCCCGAGCCTTCTCCGAAGCCTGGAGAGATTAAGGTTAGGATCAAAGCGGCCAGCCTGAACCATCTGGATCTTTTTGTCCTCAAGGGACTGCCGGGCCTGAACCTGGCCTTCCCCCACATCTGCGGCGCCGATGGGGCCGGGGAGGTTGTGGAGGTGAACGGAGAATCCTCGCTCAAACCGGGTGACCCTGTCGTTCTGAACCCGGGTCTCTCCTGCGGAACCTGTCCCTTTTGCCGCGCAGGAGAGCATTCCCTCTGCTCCTCCTTCATGATCCTCGGGGAGCACGTCTCCGGGACCTTTGCCGAGTTTTTGACGGTCCCGGAAAGGAATGTCTTTCCGATGCCCGGACATCTCTCCTTTGAAGAAGCGGCGGCCTTTCCCCTGACCTTTCTCACGGCCTACCGCATGCTCTTTACCCGTGCCCGCCTGCAGGCCGGGCAGAGCCTCCTGATCCACGGCATCGGGGGAGGAGTCTCCCTGGCGGCCATGCAGATGGCTCTTAAAGCCGGATGCCGGGTTCTGGTCTCCTCCGGTTCAAACGCGAAGCTGGAAGAGGCGATGAAACTGGGTGCCACCGCGGGGTTCAACTACAGGGAAGAGAAGGTGACCCGTGCGGTAAAGAACTTTACGGAAGGTATGGGGGTGGATCTTGTTGTCGATTCCGTAGGGGAAAAGACCTGGCTGGACAGCATTAAAGCGGTACGGAAGGGAGGGACCATCGTGACCTGCGGGGCGACAACCGGTCCCAATCCGCAGACCGAGATCCGCCTGATCTTCTGGAAACAGATCTCTATTCTCGGTTCCACGATGGGCAGTGATTCCGATTTCGCCCACATGGTGAACCTGGTTCGAGCGAACGAAATCAAGCCTGTTGTGGACCGGGTATTCGAAATTGATCATGCCCCGGATGCCTACCTGCGGCTTCGATCCGGAGAACAATTTGGGAACGTGGTCCTTTCCGTCTGACGGCACGAATGTCATTGTCGATCTGACTTCAATTCTGTCCCTGCAGGAGAAATCTTCCCCTTCGTGGCCGGAAGGATTATCTCCAGATCTTCGAGCGGTCTTTCTGATTTCAGATTCTCTCGATTCCCATCCATTGGTTTCGGCTCTGAATCACCGTGGGTGGCAGGTGAAAATCGTACCGGAAACGGGAGAGAGGGACTTTCTGGCCAGCATTGCCCTCTCCTGCATCCGTGAGGGCATTCCGGCCAGTCTCGCAACAGCAGACCCCCTGGCGCTGCAGTTTGCGGGGCCGCGGCTCGA from Thermoanaerobaculia bacterium encodes:
- a CDS encoding ATP-dependent 6-phosphofructokinase is translated as MIKRIGILTGGGDCPGLNAVVRGVVHASILKHGWEVVGILDGFEGLVHNRTIPLPLSRIRGLLPKGGTILGTTNRGNPFNFPVLLPDGTKEARDYSQRVIQNMERMELDAVVAVGGDGTLGIAHKFCAMGARFIGIPKTIDNDISATEFTFGFMTAVDVATDAVDRLHTTAESHHRVMLLEVMGRDCGWIALYSGVAGGADVILIPEIPFDPDAVVGKIKNREEAGNLFSVIVVAEGAFPAEGNQSYVSVDPVTGQKRLGGISQFLAEQIQKKSNLEVRTTILGHIQRGGSPSAFDRTLATRFAVRAVDLLAEEKWDHMVAYRGGSIVFVPLEEGIGKLKRVDPDGEMVRMARNLGISFGSGS
- a CDS encoding zinc-binding dehydrogenase; its protein translation is MKAVYIQGHGDMEQMKVGDRPEPSPKPGEIKVRIKAASLNHLDLFVLKGLPGLNLAFPHICGADGAGEVVEVNGESSLKPGDPVVLNPGLSCGTCPFCRAGEHSLCSSFMILGEHVSGTFAEFLTVPERNVFPMPGHLSFEEAAAFPLTFLTAYRMLFTRARLQAGQSLLIHGIGGGVSLAAMQMALKAGCRVLVSSGSNAKLEEAMKLGATAGFNYREEKVTRAVKNFTEGMGVDLVVDSVGEKTWLDSIKAVRKGGTIVTCGATTGPNPQTEIRLIFWKQISILGSTMGSDSDFAHMVNLVRANEIKPVVDRVFEIDHAPDAYLRLRSGEQFGNVVLSV